Below is a genomic region from Ferribacterium limneticum.
CAATGTTCTGGCCGAATAAGCGTAGCTGGCCTTGACCCGTGGGGTTCATCGAAAGCTGGGTGAGTTGATCCAGTCGATGGATACCCAGAAGACTGTCACCGCAGCGCAAGTTGTGATCAAGGAAGCCAAATGGGCGCCCCTTGGCCAGCGTCACTAGCCAGATCGAGAGCTTTGCCAGTTCGACTGCAAGCGGGTTCAAATCGACGCCGTACAGGCAGCGCTCGGCAATGAGACGACGCGCGATCACCGTGCGTGCTTCGCCGTCGCGGGGCAGAGGTTCCTTGGCGGCTCGGGCATCCAGAACTTCACCATCCACGCTCACGGTTTTGCACGAGGCCTCGACTTGTGACCAAGCTTCAACAAGGCGATTCGACAGCCAACGGCAAGCCTGCACCAGAAAGGCTCCCGAGCCCATGGCAGGGTCGCAAATCTTGAGGTCAAGCAGTTCAGTGGGGGATTTCAGTGCCCATTGCTCGCGCGGCGTTCCCTCCGCTGGGCCAATGTAGACCACCGGCGTGAGGGTTTCGGCAACGATCGCTTCGGTCAGCGATTTCGGTGTGTAGTGGGTGCCGGTTTCACGTCGGTCGGAACCGGTGGTGACGATGAAGGCACCGGCAGGATAGACCAGCGGATAGCCCCACGGATCGGTGCGCAGCAGATGGGCATAGGGCTTGACGCGATCGCGAAGCTCAGTGTCGCCTTGGCAAGCCGTCAGCAGGCGGTCAGCCAAGGTGTCGTCGACGGGTTTGGCCAGATCATTGCGCACCCGGCTGGCAGAGCTGCCAGAGCGTTCTTGCAGCAACTCGGCCAGTCGCGCGGCACCATCCAATCGCGCTGAATCCAGCTCGGCCAACTTGACCCAGGGCGTTTTCGCGCTCTTGGTGGCATCCAGTTCCAGCGTGACTTCATCGGTACGCTTGACGGTGCGTTCAAGCAGCCCCTCGTACACGTAGCCGATCTGTTCGACATCCAGTGCACGGTAAGACAGCGTGCGGCCCTGGAATTGCTGAATAGCCTCCAGCAACAGCAGCACGGTGCGGTTGTCGATGGGCAGTGGCTTGGCTGCATCGCTGCGCCAGTTCGATCCTTTTGCGCGACCTTCGAGGAAAGGAAAGCGGTCTGGATCAAACAGTGAGCCGCCCAAGGCTGGCAGGCGCAGGTTTTCGTGCTCAATGCCGCCGAACACGGCGCGGAAGGTCGACAGCAGGCGCGACCAGGCATCCCAGCGGCGCTCCAGAATTTCCTCGGACTCTTTGCGCAACTGCATGCGCAAGGTGGAAAGCGCGTAATTGGCTTCGTAGCGCTCGTCGCCCATCAGGAGCAGGCCACGCTCCTCTGCTGAGAGCAGGAACACCAAACGCATCATCACCGTCAGCGCGGCTTCATACAGCTCGGGTTCTTTGACGTCGTGCAGGAGCTCTCGATTGCGGTCCTGATCGGCTTTGTCGAGTGTTTGGATCAATACTTCGACGGCACGGCGTACTTGCTCGCCAAGGGCGTCGGTGACTTCGTCCTGGAACTTCAGAGAGCGATCGAACAGCGCGGGCAGTTGTTCGGATTCGTCGACAAAGAAACGACGAATGCCGAGAAGGTGCACGAATGCCTGCAGCGTGATGGGTTCTTGGCTCCAGATGCGGGCATACCAACTGGCAAAGGTGGTGACGGCCCCCACCGGGGCATCTACCAGCATCCAGCGCTCGCCGTTGGTCACCAAACCGAGTCGACAACCCAGCGAACGGCACAAAGCAACCATGCGCTCGGCGGGGGTGGCGACCCAGCCGTCTTGCTTCAGAGTGGCATCAAGGTCGGCATCCTGCGCATAGGATTGGATCAGGAGTAGCGCCTTGTTGGCGCGTTGCTCATCAATCACCGCAAGATCAGGCGACAGTGTCACTCCGTGTTCGGGCAAGCTGGCTTGGAGGTTGGCGGCGCACCAGCCGGCGCGCTTGAGGACGTTGCCTTTACCGTCTTCGTCGAGCTCAAGGCTACGCGATAGCACCTCTTCGATCCACGCACCGTGCAATTCGGCGAACTGGGCGTCTTCCAGCTCCAGCGCTTCGAGCCACTCCTCGTAGGCTTGGCGCAGACGTTTGCGTTTGGTTCCGTTAAGTTCTTCCAACCCTTGTGGAAAGGCTTCCTTCAGAACGGGAACTGCGAGGAAAGGGCCGGAGATCTCGATCAGCGACAGCCAATCGTTGTGATGGTTGTCTTGGCTCATGGCTGACCTCCTTCGAAATCTTGTTGAAGCTCAGGAACGCCTGCGGCCAATAACAGTTGCGCGGTGCGTTCGAATCTGGCCGGATCAAGGGTCGGGTCGTCTGCGTTGCCAGGCGGAATCCAGATGACCATACCGAGACGCGCGCGGGTGAGCAGAACTCGATAGCGATTGCACACATAGGTCCGTTCAGCATCACCACGCACCTGTTGCCACACGCTGCCGCGAAATTTTCGGTACTCCCAGCCGCCCTGCTCCGAGGGGGTCAGGTCGCCCCCCCAGCACAATCCCACCCAGTCGAGCTCAAGCCCTTGGCATTCGAACTCGGACGCTGCGACTTCAAGGGAATGACTCGAACGGACATCTGTGGGGGGCATGAGAAACCATTTCTCAAACGAGTAATCCTGCCGAAAGGCGCTAGAGCGCTCAAGGCCATAGGCTCGTAGGCGTTGATCCTCTGACGTGGCGATCAAGCCGGCGCGCTGCCCGTTTTCCGGTTCGCTCCTGGCCCGCAGCCACGCCTTGGCGACTTGGAGATCACGAGTGAAATGGAGTGGGAACTCCCGGCGATCGGGTAAGAGCGACTGTGCCCGCTCAGCATCAAGGGTGAGCAGTGCATCGACACATTCCGCCAGTCGTTGAGCACGAAAACTCCGCACCCCGACACTCAGGTGAGCCAAGTCCTCTGGCCGAAACTCTATACCAGGAGGAACGCCGTCGCCAAACAGGCGGTGCCCGGATACGCTCGCCCCTCCAGAGACGACCTCAGGTGAAGCGACGACTCGCCAATGGGGGCGATCTGCCACAGCGCGCCCCCATTCCTCTAGTCCGGCCTCACCGAGAAAGATCTCTTGCCCACCCCCGACGAGGGCGATGATTACAGCCCATCCGTTCAACCGATCCATCACGTCGAAGAGTTCGGCGGCCTCCGAAGTGTCCACGCCTTGCTTGCGCTTCATCTGCTTACGGTCCCATGCGCGTTGGGCTTCATCGAAGACGACGACATGCTCGTGTGGCAGTGCCGAGGGGTTCTCGCGGTGGTAGCGTAAAAACTGGTGGACGTTCTGGATGAAGGTCGAGACCTCGTGAGCACTATCCTGGCGCCGACGGCCAGCACGCTGTTGACTCAGCACCAAGGCCTCGCGCACAACCTTGACTAGGGGGCCGTTGCCAGACAAGAAGATGGCACAAGGGCCGTTCTCTGCACGAAGAGAAGGATCGTGAACGACATTCAGCCCAGTCAGCGTCTTGCCTGCACCCGGCACGCCAGTTATGAAGCACACATAGCGTCGGTTCAACGTTCTCGCTTCTCTGATCACTTCCGCCAGCAGGTCCGTCGTTGCGTCCAAGTTACTGGCGTAGCTGTGGCTGATCTCGCGAACGTCGTGGTTTTCGTAGAGGCGTTCGGCCGCTTCGATGACCGATAGAGTGGGACGATATGGTGCGTCGCTCCAGGTGTCGGCGTCAATGGACGGTTTGGCGGAATCGTGTTGTGCCGAGAAGGCGGACAACAGTACAGCGGTCAAATCGCTGGCGTTCGCGAGCCGCATTGGTGCAACACACGAACACGACATTGAACTCAAGCACGTGACACTTGGTGCGGTCGTGGAACAAAGCACTGGTACGATCGCGCGTTCGGCACTGCCGCTATGGAAGTCACGAAGGTTCAAGCAGTAGTTTTCTACTTGCCAGCGGGCCGAGGCATCATGAGATGGAGAGCCGATCTTGAACTCGACCACTAGGATCACATCCTCGGCGAGGAAGATTGCATCCGGACGTTTCTGTCGGCGTGGCAGCTCATACTCCAGGATCAAATGCCAGTCCTTGGCCGCCTCGTGCCGTTCGATCAGTTCGTGTGCGCAATGTTTCAAAAGTGTGATCTGGGTCTTCCAGGTCTCGATCTGAGTCGTGCGTGTGCTCTGGATGCCTGTCGAGGCAACTGAGTCGGTGAGCTCGCCAAGTAGCAGGGTTTCATCCGCACCCAAGAATCTGGATAGCGTGTATCGAACCCCTCGACTCATCTCGTTATTCCCTCAGGCACGAGGAAGATCACGGCGACTGGGAAGGTGCGGTCGTTGAGTTTGGCGTAGCGCGTTTCGATGGCTTGGGCCTCCTGCATGCGTTCGGCTGGAATGCGGACAAGACGGGCTTCTAATGCGGCGGTGTCGCGCCTGAGCTGTGTTCGTTCGTCTTCCGAGAACAGAGAAAGCTGCGCCGGTTGTTGATCTTCTTTTAGTTCGGCTTGAATGGCTTTTTCAAGCTCATCAAGCACGGTTTCAATGTCGGCCACTTCCTTCTGCTTGCGGGATTGAAGGGTGTTGGTCAGGAACTTGAGTCGGTCTTTTGATCGGGCGTCGACCGACTGCAGGATGGCACTTTGCGCGCAGTCGAAGCGGACGCGGATGGCATCGAACAGAGAGTCTGCGGCCGTCAGTGATTTGGCCTGCTCCAGCCATTGCTGGATTTTGGTGACGCCTTCTTCTCGGCGGAAGGATTTATCCCCCAGATAGCCCCCGGCGACCGTCAGCTCTTCGTGGAGGCGATGATGGTTGCCGCCGGTGACGACCAGCCGCGAGATTACGACCACGGCAGGGCCGTCGATCAGTGCGTCCGGCACCGAACGCACGGTGACACGATGCAGCTTCTTCACGTCGTCCTGAGCCCAGACCTCAGCACGCAGCAAGCGCAGGCACATCTGGACCAGCCGGTGGTTCAAGTGAACCAGCACCACGTCGTCACGACCGGTGGCTACGGCGTGATCGAATGTGATCGGCCGGACTTGCAGTTTGTGCGGGTGGCGCAGCCCTTCGAGGCAACGCGCCCACGAGCCCGACAGCGCGGGTATCTTGAATACGGTGCCCGCAGGGGCGTCAGCCAAGGCAAAAGGCTCAAGCGGTGGGCGGCCTGCTAACACGAGGCCCGTCTTGACCGCCATGAGGATGCGTTCTGGCGTGAGGTGCAAATCCTGCTGCGTGCTGAGGAGTCGTTCGTGCAGTTTGGCGACTCGGTCTTTCAGTTCGCGCTCTGCGCGCACAAAGCGTCTGGCCTTGGCGATTTTGGCTTCGGCCAAGCGGGTGTCGAGGTCCTTGAGCGAGCCTTCGATCAGCCCCGACATCTGTGGCGCGATGACTGGGTTGACGCTGCCCATGTCCGCCCGCATGGATTCAAGTTTGCGCAGCGCCCGGATGATGTCGTCACCGTGACCGCCAATGGTTGCTTTTCCCTGTTCGCCGCCATCGACAGGGTGCCAGATCAATACTTCCTTCTGGCGCTGACCGTGCCGGTCGATACGGCCATTGCGCTGCTCCATCACATTGGGGTTGTAAGGAATCTCCAGATGGATGAGGCAGTTACAGTGGTTCTGCAAGTCGATACCTTCAGATGCAGCATCGGTGGCCAGCAGGATGCGCACCGCTGAATCCTTGGGCGAGGTTTGGAAGGCCGCCTTGACCTTCTCGCGCTCATCTTGCGGCATACCACCATGCAGGATGGCCAGTCGATCGCCACCGAAACCGTGGCTGGCGAGGATCTCGTGCATCCACTGGTGGGTGGTGCGGTATTCGGTGAACAAGATGACCCGACGCTCGCTCCACTGGCCATTGGTCTTGAGATTGGTAGCGAGCCAGTCGAGGATCGCTTTGGCTTTGGCGTCGACCTGGTTTTTGGCCGTCTGCGCCCACGACCGCAGCTCGTTCAGCATCTGTTGCTGGTCTGCTGTCAGCGGTTGCGCGCAGCGTGAGGCCTCTTCGACGGCTTCGGACTGGGCGTTTTCGACCTCCAGGTCGTTGGCGTAGTCTTCTTCCACCCGCAGAATAGCTTTGCGCAAAATGCGGTCGGCCATCGCATCTTTGTCTTTACGTTGGCTGCCATTGGCCAGGCTGGAAATGTGCTTTTCCAGGGTGGATGCGAATGAGGCGGGAGAAGAGAATAGCCGCTTCTTGAGCAATTGGTTGACGAACGACGTGCCGAAAACATTGCCGACCTTTTCGGCATCCTGCTCGCGGCTCGCGCAGTAATCGTTCAACTTCTGGTGAATGGCGCGCTCTTGTGCTGAATACGAGGCCAGCAGCGCTTGCAGCTTGCGCTGCGCATAGAGGGGTTTGCCCTCCGCATCGACCAGGTCGCTTTTGAGGCGGCGGATCATCACCTGACTCAACTGCTTTTCATCGGGTAGGATGTTTCGGGCGAAACGCTGGTCGTCCAGGAGCTCCAGCAGCGAAGTGAAGGATTCGGTGTAGCCGTTGTGGGGAGTGGCTGTCAGAAACAGGCGATGTTGGAAGTGCGGACTGATCAAACGAATGAATCGTGTCCGCTGGCTCTCAAGCGCGTAATTGGCTCCGGCAGCGGGGGCGATGTTGTGCGCTTCGTCGACTACCAGCATGTCGAACTTGCGTAGGTGGTTGGTGCGCGCGGGAAGAGCATCGCGCATGGCGCGCAGTCCTTCGCCGCTTTTGACCCAATCCATGGATGCGATCAGGCGTGGATGCGAAGTCCAGGGGTTGGCGTGGATGCCACGCTCTCGGCGTAATTGCTTGATGTATTCCGTGTCGACGACTCTGAAGTCGAGGCCGAACTTTTCCAGCATCTCGACGCGCCACTTCTCTTGCAGCGATGCGGGGCAAACGATCAATACGGTGCGGGCACGGTGCCGTAGCAACATCTCTTGAATGACAAGCCCGGCTTCGATTGTCTTTCCAAGACCGACGTCGTCGGCAATGAGAAGGTTGACGCGAGCCATGTCGATGGCTCGAACCAAAGGGTCAAGCTGGAAATCCTCAATGCTGACACCGCTGCGGAATGGCGCCTGCAGAAAGCCTCGGTCGGCATTGGTTGCCGCGCCCCAGCGAACTGCATCAAGGAAGGCTTCCAGTGTGTCTGAATCGTCCTGCCCCGAAATTGATGGCAGGCCTGCACGTTCTATCACTTGAGCACCTGGCTCAATTTCCCATACGACTTCAAGTGTCTCGCCAAGGCCGTCCTCATCAATGGAGGAGAGGGTTACCAAATTCTGGATGGTATTTGTGCCCACTAATGCTGAGGTAGAAACTTCGGCAACGACCCACTGGCGCCTACGGACTTCCACCAGTTGTCCAGGCTCGGGCGCTGCTGACATGTGTGTCGTGCTTTCTGGGTTTGGGATAACGTTCATCGATATTGTTCTTCTTGTCAGGCCAGGATTTATGGCGAAATTTGCATTTTGAATAAATTGGCGGAAATGTTACCCGGAAATATATGGATCAGGTGTTGCCCCTCGATGTCGGCCGCTGAACCTTGTAGAATTCGCATCAATGAAAAATACGATTATCGAATCAGTCGACTTATTTTGCGGCGCAGGCGGGCTGACTGCCGGGCTTCGCTCAGCCGGAGTGAAGGTTAAGGCTGGCTACGATATCGATGCTGCCTGCAAATATGCATTCGAGCACAACAACGACGCCACCTTCGTGTGCAAAGACGTTGGTGTTGTCTCTACCGACGAAATTGAAAAATGGTATTCAGGCAATCCTGTGCGCCTCCTTGCAGGATGCGCGCCCTGCCAGCCATTTTCCTCGTACAACCAAGGACGCGATACCCGACTGGATCGGAAATGGCCGCTGCTATATCAGTTCGCACGACTAATTCGAGAAATTAGGCCTGAGCTGGTTACGATGGAGAATGTGCCTGATGTTACGAAACATGCTGTTTACAATGATTTCGTAGCAGAGCTTAGTAAACAAGGTTATGAGGTCTGGTCTGGAACAGTTGCTTGCGTGGACTATGGATTGCCACAACAACGTCGTCGACACGTCTTGCTGGCTTCGTTACTCGGCAATATCTCGTTGATTCCCCCAACTCACTCAGGTAGTCACCTGACAGTTAAAGATGCGCTTGGATCTTTGGCGCCGATCGAAGCCGGAATGGTTGATGCGCATGACCCGTTGCACCGTGCTGCTCGCTTGAGTCCGATAAATCAGCAACGCATTCGACTTTCTCGACCAGGTGGAACCTGGAAAGACTGGCCTGAAGAGTTGCGGGCCGATTGTCACCGTAAGCAGAGTGGGAAAACATATCCTAGCGTGTATGGCCGGATGAGTTGGAACGCCCCATCTCCTACGATGACCACGCTCTGCTATGGATTTGGAAATGGGCGATTTGGCCATCCAGAACAACACCGGGCTATTTCGTTACGAGAGGCTGCGATTCTCCAATCTTTCCCGAAGGAATATCGATTTGTTCCGCTCGATAAAAATATTGAGTTTCGTAGTGTTGGGCGGATGATCGGCAATGCAGTGCCTGTCCGTCTTGGTGAGGTGATTGGCGAGAGTCTGATCAGTCATGTTCGGCAAGCGCTTGCCGATGAGCAGGAAAATACTGCAAAAGACGCCTGCTCAGTGTCTCGTGATTCCTTGTCTCGCATTCCCAAAGAACCAGAACATTCCAACCCATAGCTTCGAGTTGTTGTGTGTTTCGAGTATCACGTTCGATATTGGCTTTGAATTTTGATAGCCAATAATCTTGGTTCGTCTTCGGCGTAGAGGCGAGATGGCATGCTTCATGGCGATGCCAGAAGCAGCCATGAACGAAAATTGCAGTCCTAAACTTCGGAAGAACAATATCCGGGCTGCCAGGAAGGTCCTTACGGTACAGGCGAAACCGGAGGCCAAAGGAATGCAACACTCGACGGACTAGCAGCTCTGGCGTAGTGTTTTCGCGTCTGACTGATCGCATAATTTCGCTGCGGCTCTTCATCGAACGAGGCTCGTATTGGATGCTTGGGATGAGTAGTTTGCCGAGGTATAAGGATGTGCGTCTAACGCTCAGATTGAGGTATAGGCTACCACCAGCATGTCTCGATTCTTATAGGACTTCGCCGTTCAGTTTTCTGAACAATATAAGAGGAACTTGACCACCAGGAGGCAACTTTTGCGCTGGCTGTTCATCAATAACGTGCATTCCAAGTGATTTATACTTGGGTATTAGTTGTTTCCTGAGTGCTTAAGTCAGAACTCACTATAACTATGTCAGGTAGCCCATTAACTTGACCATAGAGGAGTTCTGACCATGACTGCAAACCTGACCCATCGCACCACCGTTGCCGACTTCATCGCTGACCGTCTCGCCGAGTGCGATAAGACGCAACGCGAGATCGCCGAAGAATGCGGCTTCGAGAAAGCCAACATCATCACGATGTTCAAGAATGGCTCGACGAAGGTGCCGCTCAATCGAATTGGGCTGCTCGCAAAAGCGATCGGTGCCGATCCTGCCCATCTGCTTCGTCTCGTGATGCAGGAGTATTTGCCTGATACCTGGGATGCGATTGAAGATATTTTGCAAAGCACCGTGCTGACCGCCAATGAGCTCGACCTGGTTCGCAAGTTTCGCGAAGTGACCGGCGACAACGACGCGGTGCCCATCGTCATTGATCGTGACGCGCTGGTCGCTATCGTCGCTGCGTGAGGTCGATCATGGGTAAGAAAAAAGAGAGTAGCACTGTCGTCATCCGTATGTTTTCACGTTGTGAAGACTCTGCTTGGGAGCCTCTGTCTATCCGGAAGGGGAGCTCGTTTATGTTTGGCAAAACAGCTGCCTTGTCCTGGGCAAATCACCAGGTTGAGATCGCAGTCGCCTATGTTGATTTTGAACCTAACCCGCCGAGACTGCTTTCCGCATCCCTGTCGGTTTGGAGGTTTGACGGCAACGGTATGGTGAATGATGAACATGCCAGCAACGAAATCAATCGCAAACTCGATATGGCACCCAGTGGCTCTAAGCAACGGTTGGCGCAGCTTGGCGGCCATGATCTTGATGCCGTCTGTTCTCTTCTCGGCGCAATTCCCGGCGAGGGCTACCCTCGAAAGGAATAAGTGAAGGACTGCGTGGCATCGAGACGAAAGTGGAGCGCAACGGGAAATATCGTTTTCGAGGTGTTCGAGGCAGCAGCGCTGATTAGGAAATGAATCCTACTGCCTCGAGTGACCTGACGTTGCCTGTATAAGAGTTGGCGAACTCTGGCCCGGAATGAGGAACGCAGTACCTTGAGCGGGCCTCATTCCTTATAGGACTTCGCTTCTCCGCGAGAAGGAAAATAATAGGAATTTGGTCTGGCTAGGTGTCACTTAGGGGTAACAACCATCAACCTTTGACGATGGCTTTATGCGAAGAGGATTTGCTCGAATGCCAGTTGGCAGGTCTGTTGTATCTGCGCTGGGTCGAGCTTGCGGTCCTGTGGGATGCGAGCTGCGCTCCGGATGACATCAGTGACGCTCTCGAAACTGGACTTGCTTAACTCAAGCACGCGATCGCTCAGCTTGTCCCCTAGTTCGGGCTTAATAACGCCATTCCAGGTCTTGTTGAACTCCTCCAGCAACGTGCCGAATAGCTCGATCGTGTCGTAGATGTAAAGGATGTCCTTGGCTTGTTTCTCTGGCGGGCGATCTTTTTGGATCAGAAATTTCTGGACCATGAAGCAGAGCGGATTCGCTACCTGAATGTCGATTGGCGACTTCAAGGGTATTCCGTGTTGTGGTTCCAGTTTGATGGTCCACGGATGCACGAGAAGAATGTCTAGGTGTCGGATCTTTTGAGCAGATATCCCAGCTTTGGACAATGTGGCGTCGCGGGAGCCGTCACGCTTGAATTCACGGCCACCTAGCGGTGTTAGGAATTCAGCGTAGAAGCCACTGCTATCGTCGCCGAGGGTGTAATGTGCGACGGGAGGTCTATATTCGCCGGTCAGATCTTCCTTGAATCCATGTTCAAGCAGGGCATCCTTGATGTTGCCTTCAATCGGTTCCGAGTTTGCGAAGGCCAAGTCAGTATCGCGAGTAAACACTGGCTGGTATTGGAGCTGGTTTGCGCGAGGGTCGAATCGATGCAGGCGATGCGCCCAACCTCCGATAAAGACCAGCTTTCCACGCCATGGATCAAGGGCCTGGATCAGTTTTGCCAGAGGTTCTAAATCGTTCATTTAGTATCCGTTCTCAATAATCGGGCGAAGCACTTTTTGATAGATCAGCTCAGCCTGTTCTTCACCCCGCGATGGGTGATTGGCGACATCCAGCCACACCTGGATCACATCTGAGACGATCAAACCGTCCTCCTGGTGTACGGCGCCCCTGAATGCCGATTTTGGTGACAGTGCTTGCCGGACGATGAGGTCAGGCTTCTCTGAAGGAGAGGCTGCTACCAGTGCTCTCCATTTTTTGTCATCAGGGCGAGGTAGCTTGGGCACATAGATATATGGAGGAACGCCGCTGACATGTCCGAGGCGCAATGCATCCGCTGCTGCGAATAGCCCAAGACATGCCTCTCCTTCATGCTTCACAAGAAGGCTCTCTATTTGCTGTTCCACAGGGCCGCGAATGAGGAACTTCATTGGTAGTTCCGGTGAGGGGCGCATCGCTGCCGAACGCCACCGACGGAAGAGATCTTGTCGACGTACAAGAACGAGATAGCGGGAGGAGTCGTCCAGATACCCTTCGCTGCGTAGCTGCTGCAGGAAGCGGGAGGCGCTCATGGGGGATACCTTGGCGGCCTCGGCGAACTCGGAACCGCTTTGATACCGCTGTCTTGGTGCGTGTAGCAGGTGGTCGGGTATATTCGGGGCCAGTAGCACTTTCAGCATCCATTGGTTCAGATCCGAGAAGATATTGACCGGCTGATTCGATGGGGCGCTTCCATACCATCGCGGTTCCTCTGGGGCGGCATTCAGCTCCTCAAGTCCCGCCCCCCTGAAGTATCTAAGCCCATTCTTGGAGACGAGGCCAACAGCTACATTCGGTGCGTATTGCTCAACAAACGAACCGACTTGCTTCGATAGGGATTGGGATGCGTTCTCTACAGAAATCACTGCCAAGGGTTGTGCATTGCCTGCATCGAGGGCATTTGCTTGTGCTTGCAGGATGGCCTGCGATAGCAGGGGGATTACGCGATCGGCCCGTCCTTCCGCCAGTGCCTTGATCTCCACGGCAAAGCGCTGCGGCCCCCTTCGCACAAGTAAATCGAGACGTCTGTTTCCGTATTTCGGCGAACGGTCGACGTCCCAGCCGTTGGCCTCGAATAGATTGGCAACGAGAGCTTCCGCGTTCTGACTTCTACTTTGGGGTGATTCGGAGGGGCGCATTTTGATGATTCCTGATATCTACCATGGCCATTATAGATATCGTGGCCAAGATATCAACCGTGGCCGTGGTAGATATCTTGGCCGTGATATGTATTTGGCGCTTGCTTCAATAGGTCAGCTCGTCGATCCAGTCATGATAGCGATGGGCGACCG
It encodes:
- a CDS encoding DNA cytosine methyltransferase — protein: MKNTIIESVDLFCGAGGLTAGLRSAGVKVKAGYDIDAACKYAFEHNNDATFVCKDVGVVSTDEIEKWYSGNPVRLLAGCAPCQPFSSYNQGRDTRLDRKWPLLYQFARLIREIRPELVTMENVPDVTKHAVYNDFVAELSKQGYEVWSGTVACVDYGLPQQRRRHVLLASLLGNISLIPPTHSGSHLTVKDALGSLAPIEAGMVDAHDPLHRAARLSPINQQRIRLSRPGGTWKDWPEELRADCHRKQSGKTYPSVYGRMSWNAPSPTMTTLCYGFGNGRFGHPEQHRAISLREAAILQSFPKEYRFVPLDKNIEFRSVGRMIGNAVPVRLGEVIGESLISHVRQALADEQENTAKDACSVSRDSLSRIPKEPEHSNP
- a CDS encoding restriction endonuclease, whose translation is MRPSESPQSRSQNAEALVANLFEANGWDVDRSPKYGNRRLDLLVRRGPQRFAVEIKALAEGRADRVIPLLSQAILQAQANALDAGNAQPLAVISVENASQSLSKQVGSFVEQYAPNVAVGLVSKNGLRYFRGAGLEELNAAPEEPRWYGSAPSNQPVNIFSDLNQWMLKVLLAPNIPDHLLHAPRQRYQSGSEFAEAAKVSPMSASRFLQQLRSEGYLDDSSRYLVLVRRQDLFRRWRSAAMRPSPELPMKFLIRGPVEQQIESLLVKHEGEACLGLFAAADALRLGHVSGVPPYIYVPKLPRPDDKKWRALVAASPSEKPDLIVRQALSPKSAFRGAVHQEDGLIVSDVIQVWLDVANHPSRGEEQAELIYQKVLRPIIENGY
- a CDS encoding very short patch repair endonuclease translates to MKSRSEIMRSVRRENTTPELLVRRVLHSFGLRFRLYRKDLPGSPDIVLPKFRTAIFVHGCFWHRHEACHLASTPKTNQDYWLSKFKANIERDTRNTQQLEAMGWNVLVLWECETRNHETLSRRLLQYFPAHRQALAEHD
- a CDS encoding GSU2403 family nucleotidyltransferase fold protein, producing the protein MNDLEPLAKLIQALDPWRGKLVFIGGWAHRLHRFDPRANQLQYQPVFTRDTDLAFANSEPIEGNIKDALLEHGFKEDLTGEYRPPVAHYTLGDDSSGFYAEFLTPLGGREFKRDGSRDATLSKAGISAQKIRHLDILLVHPWTIKLEPQHGIPLKSPIDIQVANPLCFMVQKFLIQKDRPPEKQAKDILYIYDTIELFGTLLEEFNKTWNGVIKPELGDKLSDRVLELSKSSFESVTDVIRSAARIPQDRKLDPAQIQQTCQLAFEQILFA